In Lolium rigidum isolate FL_2022 chromosome 3, APGP_CSIRO_Lrig_0.1, whole genome shotgun sequence, the genomic window TTATCTCTGATAGCCCATATTGTTAACAGCTATGTCAGCAGTTTATCCATTTCATATTAGCAAATCAAATCGTCCTCTGTTTGTTTATCCTGTTCTAGGTTAAAGAGGTTTTTGATGCTATTGCTCCTGCGGTGGGATTGTCAGTAGCTTCAGCAGTTGGTCAATCTTCCATAGAGGATGAAATCTCACTTCTTATCAGGAAGTCCAAACAAGGGCTTTACCCAACTCTTGATGAAGAATTTGTGGAAATGGAACCACAGACTCATGTTGATATATTGGTGGCTACTCCTGGAAGATTGATGGATCATATTAACATGACAAAAGGTTTTAGTCTGGAGCATCTTCAGTACCTGGTAAGTTTAACATCAACAATTTATATGTCCTCTTTGCACAGTGTTTCTTCGTACAATGAACAGCTGAGTTCAgtagggtgtcaagtgggatcccacctaaATCCCACTTGTAGTACATTTTGTTTTTTCTAGTGTATAATTTGACACTAAAATTTGAACTAGAAAGGCAAAATACACTATAAGTGAAATCCCACCGGAATCTCACCTTGATATCTTAGAGTTCAGATGTGAATCGAATCACTATACGTATCTTCCAATTGTTTAAATCGGAACCATTTGGCCTCCCAACCCTAGCCTACCGCGCCCCTCCTcccaaccctcccgccgccggcagcgctgccggggcaaagatctcggggcgtggcggcggcgggggcctcccCTCGTGGCGCGTCGGGAACGGCGGCCAATGGAGCctctcacgcggcggcggcccttccgcctcccggggcggcggcggtcggatgAGGATgtaggggcggcggcgggcctCCCGGGGACGTTCCAGCTGCGGGttgcggcctccccgcctcccatcggcggcatgccTGCGGTGGTGGCTTGTGGAGGCGGACAACGCCattccctccgcctctcgccggtgaggggtgatgatcttgggcttctcccgcggtacgaggacgcccggggcagcagccttgggttcgacggtggaggtgaccctcttcttcgccggagaggatcggcctgcggttggtggtggtggatctattgatctatcaccgccttccggcggcgagatggaggagcttggaagccggcgatggtgtcgccggtggagggttggagtggccagcccaggatggtcgccgacgtgggggtccgacctgaataaaggcggcggtcctagggcctctcttgcgtgaagaggaggacctaccggaggcctggactcgtgatccggccggagtgttgagttccggaaggctccgccggcgaatgtaacggtgcttttgcccggagtttgctggatcggtggtattcggtcgtgcgcacccatgcttttattccaaccgattggttctggagggagcggcgcgaagctctttttctgtgttgacatcaagtgactaaggatccatgatgaaagtcggaagaagagaatttcatgaaggccggaggggaggactagctaagggaggttcaagtctccgcgctgttgagggacttgcttggtgttccgggcttcacatcagcggtatgaaagtgggggcgacaacacaggtgaagttgttgcctgccaaaacccaccggcgagcaccgacgagcaacacgaagagccgggaggctcctaggactgctggtgggccctggtccctcgggcgacggcccgcaaaacttcggcacacgtcctggctaatgcgagggcgtgccacctgacctatacctggtcaggaaggtgatggattgcttcaattagtttcctgcatggcagatacgtaaacattaaatacgagccccgatcggctctcaggttaccctgtgaatcggctcaaagagccgattgacccatggttcacgttggatttacgataacatggggatcctgctttatcaatatcaagttaaatcgatctacgacagtctagggttttcaccgcataaccggaacatcctacgcgtagttgagcctggcagatacgaaagataacagaaaactagtcctagaagaggcctaaaaaccaacacaaagtcgattcccggaacaatccctctaggatcagcaaaccataccttacgcactactggatcgttcaacccgtttgtaaggcctaaccatgcggatatcaaactaatccttgaagaacaaggaacaaccataacagatcagatctactaaataaagaccaagcaagatgctgcccttacacccaagataggtgcaaaggcagctagatattgaggggcagcatagctaagcaagcatatcagaaaagtatcgacgtcagccccaaaacatctacgataacgatattgctcgccatcaacaaggcttccgtacgagcaacaccaaacaacgaataaactgatactacctagatcgcaagatgcgatctaggcagcatgtcgcttacccggatgaaaccctcgaaacaaggggtggcgatgcgcctagattggtttgttgtgaacgtgatcgtcctcctttctcaataaccctaggtacatatttatagtccgtagactttctatctctgGAATAAActtagctgtgtacgactaaactctatctcttaattctaaactgaaacgtaatctaccataatatacagatacacgggcaatctagcccaaactcccgcacaaggccgattcagagacacttcatgtgcatgtcctctaagcccatctcaatcacggcccatctcctgctctggctaaattctggtgataatagaagtacagagtcctacctttcagggtgaaagcccaaggtctggccttaactggttgtgcctggcaatgatcttgttggaggcattgttttgagagcggggactatcttcagggtgaaaacctaagatctttgatcgggcggcgattgtgttagagcactgttcccttcttggaggcgtcgtttttggagagtctgtttttcaggtgttgtcttggcggtggatatattgctgttgttaggcccgagatactgtagcggcacttttgtttcttagttttcttttcgttttttggctgtgtgcatccgtagtgccattagggtggtgcgttgttgcagaggctgggtgtaattggtatctttttaatattaatatattccctttatcaaaaaaaaaaatgtactgTTAGCGCTATAATGTTCTGTGGAATGATTGACTGTAGTACTGTTTGTGTGTGCATAGTACCATGTCCATTTTTTAAGAAGAAACTGATGATATTTTTTTAACTTAGATTATTCTGGCAATGGGTTTTGACCAACGCGCATATGATTTACTTTAGCTGGCCTGTATCCAATAGCAGTAATATGTGATTATTCTGGTGCATTTAGAGCTGACCAATTGTTTTCCAGATTCACTTCTTGTTTAGATCCTTGCTATGGATATACTTCGAAGTCATACAAGTGTTGCCACTAGTTGCTGCTTACAACATAATTTAGCATATGTTGCTTGTGTGGTTTTCAGTATTGTTGTGTTGATAGGCCCATCAGTTTGTATAATTTGTTTATCTAGGCTGTGGCATATGACGATTTTGATTATCTTTCGCATCTTATTAATGCCTCACACTTAGTTTGGAACATTGGATTTCAGGCTGTTGATGAGACGGACAGGATGTTAAGAGAGGCATATCACTCCTGGTTGCCAACAGTTATCCAGTTTACCCGCTCCACTAATCAAGATCATCTCTGGCTTGACACTGCTGGAAAAACTCTAATACATCCATTCACTACCATTAGAAGATCGTAAGCCTTACTCTACCAGATTAATTGCTCATATTATCTTGCCCACTTTACCGCTTTATACTTCAGTTGAGAAATCTGTTTTTCTATGCTATGGCATTAGGGGTGTCGAGCGACGGTTTAAAGGTAAATGCTTTCCAAGACCGGCGAAGATAGTTTGTTCTACTACACTGACTCAAGATCCTAGCAAACTTTCTCAACTTGAGTTGCATCATCCCTTGCTGATATGGGGTggtccgatcttctcagtaagcaacggtggtgatgatgatcacgggatgaacacagcgaagataacttgatgaagtggatgataacttgcatgacgcaacgagatctctcgattgatccctgtcgccaatgcaacagctctcaaccctgcaagatattctcaactccacacacttgcgcacgtagccgtcgaccacgaagcggtaagttgcaaccttctaattcccaatggaacggcAGATCACATAAGACTTTCAGAATTACACCAAATCAAGGCAATATGGTGCAAGGATTCAATagggttgcaaagcaatcaaactatgaactagggtttatcttaaacgtggtctaaagctattatgggggcatcctgggcacttatatcggggttcaggacgacctcaggtcgaaaaagtacaagaataaccgacccagatcgggatctgatcgagacagactcggagtcggccggtcatacggccggtcgaccgggccatccTGTCGAAATCGGGTCTGGCGCCGGGTGGAACCGGGCTAGGCGTCCTGGCTTACTGGACGTgcccggctggcacaagcgtggcgtccggtcggcgccgggctgggccggtctggcgtccggttGGACCAGGCCTGGGACCAGGCGCgtcggccggtcggaccgggcttagcaccggcctggacttcttcttcttccctcgcgtatgcctccctctcctccctcgcgcttccatgggatgtcttttTGTCCAGCTTCATGaccagcttcatgtccagcttcacgtccagctttttgtccagctgctcctctcctcctcgtgcgatgcttgttccTTCTTCATacttgatcatacataagtaataggacttaggcagtataaagttctaatcgatcaaagtatcacttaggaacaaattcacctgttgtttaagcagcttcgcacgagctcgtgtcattggtccaatcctgacttcattggacttgagcttcacaacagcatcgtcttcatcttgcaatgacggaggtagttgtGTGGTAGGGATGTGCTCATCACTTGCTGTTGAATAGTGGGAACAAacgttagagcaagtacaataaggctgactcagcaggctataaaaattaaaatagtattattttgcttaggtggatgagagagaagtggagagagaagagagatgagctctaatgcaagagccagctcttgcacgtactCCTAGGCACTTTATgagtatgtgtggtgggccttttacacataaagttatcaatccttaaagccaactattgtacaagttagctataagctgactatagctggccttatagccagcacccggctgcactattggaattgctcttacagAATTCCTACAAAGCTGGAGTCGTACAAGCTGGTATATCTCCATCTTTGTGCAGCAgcctagggcatctccaaccgcgcgacccaaacggacgcgctgggccttcCGTTtcgggccgtttgggtcgccgcccggacacgcggacagcgccccgcgtccgcgtgtccgtttggatcgcgcgttgcgcccaacgcgcggacgcatcgcataaccgGTGGGCAAATTAAAACGAAAAAaagaggcaaatttaaacgaaatttcattgaacatatgccctattttgggcaaatttgtacatagccctattttgggcaaataaaactaacaaaagaagcccctatatgggcttttaaatttaaactaatatagaaaaccctctattagggttaggtcggcggcgcggtggccgccggtgcgccgcctagcccctgtgggcgtcgttggcgacgtcgtcgtcgtccaccccgggcggcgacgcgctgttgtggctggaccgcgccggggactccggccacggagaccacagggcctcctcccacggcgagtgggggtccggagccacccgaggctgcggcggcgcacggagcagcgcctcctccctgaggcgctgctgcctctcctgccaggcgcggcgcctggcctcctggcgccgccgcctggcctcctgccgccgctgctcctggcggcggtcctcgtcggcgcggcgcctggcctcctcccgccgcgccgcctcctcctcctcccgtaccGCCTggagggcctgggcgtagagctcccagccctccgcctcctcgacctcccgccgggccgcctcctccatctcggaggtgcgaatggccgcatggaggtgcggccatttcgcctcctcctccgccgccgagatcatgagggcggcgcggaggtccgggtcctcctccgaggactccggcttcggctcgaggaggagaggcggctgcggcaatgccgcaccgccgcgggcggcctctccgatgtggaggccgcgctGGTTTCCTCCCGATGGCCGCAAcgccggcggctgctgctcgcctcgtcgtcgttcgctccgggagcgaaccgtcgcttcgggaccatggcggcggttttgctcggggagtggagtggggactggagtggagggccagatcccctccagtccccatttaatagtctccctggtcaccgataggtgggcccaagggagacgaggcgaccagcgcgcggacacgagcggacggcgcgtgccatccgcggccacgcaaacctagcccagatttgggccgggtttgcgtcgttccggacgccgcggccgtccgcttttgcggtgcgtccccgcgctgggccgcgtttttgtccggctcaacccaaacggacgcgcgggcgcggtttgggtcgcgcggttggagatgcccttagtggtTATTTCTGTTTTCAATGCTGATGCCTACCACGTCAAAGGAGTAAAGGGTATTGGGAAATTGTGCTGCGCTTTCTTAATCATCTTGCTGCTCTGCTACTATTGCAGGTCTGCACATCAAACTTAAAACCACTGTGTCTCATTGTTCTTCTCCAAGAGTTGCGTGGGGAGAAGTGCTTGGTTTTTACTTCATCTGTAGAATCAAGCAATAGACTAAGCACTTTACTTGGATTATTCGAAGACTTGCCCTTTAAGTTTAGTGAATTGTCACGTTTGCAGCGTGAAAATGCTCGAAGGTAAAGTACTCATATATGTTTCCTGTTGTAAATCAGAGTTCATTTTCACGTAGTTGATTGCAAATAGTGACGATAATAAGAAACTGCAAATAACCAACATCTTTGTCCATGTATATCTTATACATGTTTTATGGATCATATTTGTTTAGTGCATGTAGTTCTGAACTTTAGGGGCAACAAGAATTGAAAAGTTAGCTTCTGTCGATGGTAGAATGTGATAATGATATTTTGTCCTACCTTGTAATATTAATACTACTCTCTGCTGCAGGAAGACATTGGCAGCCTTCAAGGAAGGGAAAATAGATGTTCTCATCGGCACAGATATAATGGCTCGAGGAATACATATCGATGGTTTAAAATATGTTATCAACTATGATATGCCACCGTATGTGAAAACGTATATCCACCGAGCAGGTCGTACTGCTAGGGCAGGCGAATCTGGTTCTTGCTTCACCTTTTTAAGGAAACATGAGGTCATGCATTGTTTAACAGTAACACTATTTGGCATCTGCTACTATGCTTGCAACTGGTTGATTGGTTCACACACCGTGATAATGTACATAGCATGATTATTTGTGTAACGAAGATGCAGAACAAAAACCAATCTCATCCCTGTACTGTGGGGCTTAGACACATGCACAGCAAGTTGAGTATTTTTTTGACGCTACATGATTTGCTGTAGATAACTGTTGTGCCTTGTAGAAAACAATTGAGACTTCCTTATTTGGGTTAGGACCTATGATTATATTAATGTTGAATTCCTTGGATATTTGTTTTGGTATTAAAACATATGTTTCTACTACCAGGTGTTCAACTAAGCATGGTCTGAGAAATCAGCCTGCTTTTTATTACCAATGCAAAGCGAACTGGGTTATACCCAGATCTGGTGCAATTGGATTAATCTCAATGTAATTTTTTTCTTACTTGGGTTGATGAGTCAAATCTTGCGTAGGTCAAAACTTTCAACAAAATGCTCAAGAAGGCAGATGATTCTAGCTGCAGCCTTCTCTCACTACCCGAGAAATCAATTGAAAGCCTTCGCCCAACGTTTTCTATTGGTGAGATAACAGTCATATTTTAATCAGATTATATTTGTCCACCATTACCCATATTATTGGTGTTTTATTCATTCTAGTTTTTCTTCTGGCTGGGATTGTTTACAGCTCTAAAGAAACTGGAAGACTGTCTGCAACCAGAAGTATCGATGAAATCCAAGTCAGGCGATAAAAAGGCAGGTGGTTCTAAAAGAAAGAGAACCCGACCAGATGTGAAGTAACGTATCGGTTGAAGGAAAGTGCATCGTTGAACCGGCCGGCATATGCTCCTGGTGGAAGTCAGGCTGCCATTGGTCCAGGTGTTTGGTGGGGCCCACACAGCAACTGATCTACTTTTCTGTTACCACGCGTTACAGATACAAATACACAGGTGGGCCAAATGCATTTAAGGGAGGAGTGGGGCGGGGCATCTCCCCCAAATCACGCCCATCTCTCTCCTCAGTCCTCCACCATAATCCCGTCACCAGTAGAGGGCGACCGAcggggcgaacggcggcggcgcgtcgcgAGGAGAGGCTGATGGCTGTTGCGCGGCGGGCGGTCGGCGGAGGAGCGGCGAACGGTGGAGGCGTACACTGTCGCAGGCGTACCTGCAAGTGGTGGTGCGGCCATGGCcaggcccacgtggtggtggttaGCGGCGGAGGGCGCCTCGACGAGCGGCGCTGTCGACGCGTCTGATCCGGTGCGGGGCTGACGTCGGGGGACAGGGCAACGACGGGGACGGGGCGGCGTCGGGGACAGGGCGCCGTCGAGCTGGCGTTGGGGATGGGGGCAGCGTCGACGACATGGCGGCGTCGAGGACGGGGCGGCGTCGGGGACAGGGCGCCGTCTAGGACGGGTCGGCGTCAGGGACATGGCGTCGTCGACGTGGCGTCACAGACAGGGCGTCGTTAACGTGGCGTCACAGACAGGGCGTCGTCGACGTGGCGTCGGGGACAGGgcgtcgtcgacgtcgtcgggGACGGGCGGCGCCGAGGTTGCCCGAGCTCGGCGACGGGGAGGATGCAGAGGAACTGCAGCAACACAGCCACGGCGGCCTTGAACCACTGTAGGGGGGGGGGGATGGATGGGGAGAGGATGCGATGGGGAGGACCACACATGTATTTTACTGTGACATACCTACAACACACTGCAGTTGTGGACCCCACTTACAACTTCTTGACCAATGGGATGCTGATTTAAGCCAAGCTCACATACCGCCGGGTTCTATTAGTCCACTCTCATCGGTTGAAGTTCTAAATAATTCTCTTTAACACTGGTAAAACAGATTTGGTGAGCTCTACTCTAAAGATGCCAAACAACTCCCTGTTCCATTTGCTTTTATTAGAACCAACCCATGATTGGTCCTTTAGACTACTTGAGATCTGTAAGATGGATATTTTTTTCCAGTGTGAGGTGATGTTTGTGTCAACAACGAATTATGTGGTGGTTGCATCAAACTTATGTAGCCCTGCATCCTTCGATACCGGCTTTTGTGAACCTGGGCGTATGTGAACTCACTTTTTCAAAAgggtttgtgatgtcaaaacatgtttcaaaaatcgaaacacaaaatgattgcaaagatgatctcaaacatgtgccctggacatgagtttcgttctgaaaaaacattttattttgcctcggcaaaaaagtgaaattatacagggctatatagcagtatatatgtgacgtattttgtcttttttagattctgaaataaaaaagtggtttctccgtgaaaattttctacgcacacatggaacatgcatacgtaccccgatatttttatttcagaattttttcacaTTCCGAAAATGCATTTTCAACCTAGGTTCACGTGCACCCAGATTCAACTGGGGCTTTTCCTGCATCTTTAGTTCTGTCATAGACCTTGTGTGTGTGCGCGCATGTGGTAGTACCGTAGTAGTGTCTGTATCTGTGCCTAATGTACGGACGTGCACgtttggaacctgggtacgcgcgtactcagttttccaaaaaatgaaaaaacgatattaaaagttttaaaaaaaggtgaagtaaaattttgcatgtacatattatgttgatacttactcgtgtacgttttcacgaaaaaaatattattgtatgtggcctacaaaaaatgacaaaatatccTAATGACAATAGTGAATagaaatttgtactattcacaggatccgaaaattgcattttgtcatttttatgtaggccacatacaatggtatttcttcgtgaaaacgcacacgggtaggtatcaacataatatgaacatgcaaaattttacttcacatttttttgaaacttttaaatagtatttttttgaatttttcataacTGGGTGCACGTGTACCCAGGTTCCTTTTGGCATTTTCGCTAGTGTACTCGCTATTTTGAAAAAAAGATAGCTGAAGCTTTTTCACCGAGAATGGATACAATTCGTTTGGCTATTCTAGGTGGATTTTTTTTTCTGAGCGAAGAGGAACATGTCATTTTTAATTCTTGGGTTCAGAAATTCTTCTATACTCAATAAAAGCTTTGTGCATGTTTTTTTTAGGAATGGATATTGTGCATGCGGGGGTTCCCTACCTAGCGCTCAACTGCGTGCGGTAATCCTGCACGCGCGTAGCGTCCGTTCGACCTCTTGTGTTGGGCCAGCCCGCTGTTGAACAGAAACTTTTTCCTATTTAttttactagcaaaagtgcccgtgcgttgctacggttgatTTTTATTTAATAATTTTTTCATTGGTCAAACATTAGAAGTGGGCGTGCAAAAAGCGCCTTCGTTAACGAAAGCGCTTCCTCGAGTCTCCAACACTTTGAAATATCTTCCTCAAACAACGGTTGGACCTCGACGTGAGTAACCACCATAGCGTCGGAGCAAAGCGTGGAGCAATTTAGGGGCCAAACACGGTTATCGGGCTCCTTAGTGCTACGATTTGGAGCTCACACAGGACCTCTCCATGTGTATATCCGCGGGCTCAGTGGCTCTAAGGTCGTTGTCTCCATGCATAAGTGCAAATGCAATGCTAAGATGACATGAACCTAATCGATCTTACTTCTGTTTTGATGTTCAATTTCAAAACTTTTTGAAGCAGCGCACAACAAGACCCCTGTTGTGCATGTGCTCCAAGGTGGCCCTCTGCAGCTCATGTGCTGCCGACGGCGACGAACGCATCCTCTCCTGATTGATCTGGTCATGTATCTCATGTTTTCTTTCCTCTTTTAGGTTCAGTCAAGTTAATTTCTTTATTGTAGCTGCACTATGTGTGAATAAGAGTAATACCGATACGTAGTCTCTTCAATGTTCAACTTAACTATTATTTTGTAGAGAATCCAGCCACCGCCGATACATGACTTTTTTTTTATGTTGAACAAATCAGGTCAATCATATCCATCTGAGAAATCTGAAACActctttccttttcctttggttCCCACGGCAATAAAGATCACCAATACTCTAGGCAAGCGGAGGGCATCGATTGAAGAGCTCATAGCAGATTGTATCGGGTATGAATGCCATAGAGCATGTGATGCGGTCAACTAATCCCCTTGTTGATTAAAATTCTCTTGGTCGGGTGAGGTGCTTGTGCAATATCACGACGTGTTCCCTCCATCTTCAAGACACCCATCGGCCACTCCATCCATTACTTGCTGATGCTTTTGCTCTCCAGGAATTCGCGTCCCTCTCAGACTAACCATAGCCGCCAAGTGTGACGCCTCTCAGACTACTCTCCACACCCGCGTACATGATGGCCGCCTACACCGTTGCGTATGCCCTGCTACATCATGACCGACGGGAGTTGCTTGGGCGAGACAGGATACTGCACCATCGGTGAAGACCGGCTTGCAGCTTACACACGCCGGCAGAGCTTGGACGCAGACAGTAGCCGGTGGAGATCGGACACGTGCGTACTCGAGGATGCAGTTCATGACCATCGTGTCGGCGATCTGGCCAGACCCCGGGCCTCGAGCCGCCGCTGGCGATGGCCTTTCTTTTCGAACTGGTGACCTCCTGACGCGAGCAATGGCAGCCGTCTACGCCGACTACCTTTTCCTGATATGCCTCCGGTATTCCAGCTAACGGCGCCCCGCGATTGCAATTGATCCGGGGGTTCGGTCGAGGGTCTGAGGTCCTTTTATTGCCGCAACCATGGGCGCGTGTTCTGACCGGAGTCTATGTTAGAGCAGAACCCCTATCGAATACGGTGACGGGCGGTTTCCGGTGACCACGCGCACGCGATGCACAAGGCAAGGGATTAGAGAGCTCTACGTCCAGGCCAAGGCCCAATAGGTACAACCAATCACCGTTCCTA contains:
- the LOC124700063 gene encoding DEAD-box ATP-dependent RNA helicase 1-like yields the protein MVAMNSKVQEDQVPSDRVPHLPWMRYTVDIDSFSGCPVTSLPRLDARLAEAVQRMEIEAFFPVQVATWLETIGPGAFHRDICINSPTGSGKTLAYALPIVQMLSTRKVRCLRALVVLPTRDLALQVKEVFDAIAPAVGLSVASAVGQSSIEDEISLLIRKSKQGLYPTLDEEFVEMEPQTHVDILVATPGRLMDHINMTKGFSLEHLQYLAVDETDRMLREAYHSWLPTVIQFTRSTNQDHLWLDTAGKTLIHPFTTIRRSGVERRFKGKCFPRPAKIVCSTTLTQDPSKLSQLELHHPLLIWGASTRLHYWNCSYRIPTKLESYKLVCTSNLKPLCLIVLLQELRGEKCLVFTSSVESSNRLSTLLGLFEDLPFKFSELSRLQRENARRKTLAAFKEGKIDVLIGTDIMARGIHIDGLKYVINYDMPPYVKTYIHRAGRTARAGESGSCFTFLRKHEVKTFNKMLKKADDSSCSLLSLPEKSIESLRPTFSIALKKLEDCLQPEVSMKSKSGDKKAGGSKRKRTRPDVK